Within the Bradyrhizobium cosmicum genome, the region AGGCGAGCGGGCGCGTGTTCAAGCCGTCCGTGATCAGGGAGCTCGGCGGCCATCGCGTCGCGATCGTCGGCCAGGCTTTTCCCTACGTGCCGATCGCGCATCCCAAGCGGTTCACGCCGGACTGGACCTTTGGCATCCGCGAGGAGGAATTGCAGAAGCACGTCGATGCCTTGCGCGGCAACGGCAAGGTCGATGCCGTCATCCTGCTGTCGCACAATGGCATGGACGTCGACCTCAAGCTCGCAAGCCGCGTCACCGGCATCGACGTCATCCTCGGCGGCCATACCCATGACGCGATCCCGCAGCCGGTCGCGGTGAAGAACGCGGGCGGTACGACGCTCGTGACCAATGCCGGCTCCAACGGGAAGTTTTTGGGAGTGCTCGATCTCGCACTCGACAAGGGCAAGGTCAGCGACGTCAGATATCGTCTGCTGCCGGTCTATTCCGAGCTGCTGAAACCCGATCCTGCCATGGCCGAGTTGATCGGCCGGGTCCGCGCACCGCACGTGGCCGACTGGTCCGACAGGATCGCAACGCCTGACCGCCTGCTCTATCGCCGCGACAATTTCGCCGGTCCCATCGACGAGCTGATCTGCGCCGCGTTGCGCACCGAGCTCGACGCCGAGATCGCGCTGTCGCCGGGCTTCCGCTGGGGCGTCACCGCGCTGCCAGGCCAGCCGCTGACGATGGAGGATTTGCTCGCGGAGACCGCGATCACCTATCCCGAGACCTATGTGCAGGAGATGACCGGCGCAGAGATCAAGGACGTGCTGGAAGACATCTGCGACAATCTCTTCAATGCCGATCCCTATTACCAGCAAGGCGGCGACATGGTGCGCGCCGGCGGGCTCGGCTACACCTGCACGCCGAATGCCGCGATCGGCAGCCGCATCTCCGATGTGAGGGTCCATGGCGGCAAGGCGCTGAGCGCAAGCCATCGCTACAAGGTCGCGGGCTGGGCCTCGATCAACGGCCGGCAGGGCGCGCCGGTATGGGACGTGGTGGCCAAATATCTGCGCTCGGGCCGGATGTTTCAGGAGCGGCTCGGCTCAGGCGTCACGCTGAAGGGCGTCGACGGCAATCCGGGCATCGCGGGATAGGGCGGCCGGAGGCTTTTGTGGCACAACGCAACACCACGCGCGGTGTCAGGTGGGGTGAGTACCCAATCCCACCACGCGCAATAAAAATCTTCTAAATTTTCTCGTCTACACAGTGAATTGCTTCTCTCTATAATAGCCGGCGTAGTAGAATCTTCAAAAGTCAGTTCCACGCCGGGTCTTGCCATGATCTTCCGCCAGCTCTTCGACAGCGTTTCGGGCACCTATAGTTACGTCCTCGCCAGCCGCCACGGCGGCGAGGCGCTGATCCTCGATCCTGTGCTGGAGAAGGTCGACCGCTATTGCCAGCTGCTGCGCGAGCTCGACCTCAAGCTGGTGAAGGCGGTCGATACCCACTTGCACGCCGATCACGTCACCGGCCTCGGCGAGCTGCGCGACCGCACCCATTGCATGACCGTGATGGGCGACCAGACCAAGGCCGACGTGGTGGCGATGCGGGTTGCCGACGGCGACAAGGTGACCATCGAGGGCCTGTCGCTCGACGTGATGTACACGCCGGGCCACACCGACGATTCCTATTCCTACCTGATGGGCGACCGCGTCTTCACCGGCGACACGCTGCTGATCCGCGGCACTGGCCGCACCGATTTCCAGAACGGCTCGTCGCGTGCGCAATACGATTCGATCTTCAACCGCCTGCTCAAGCTGCCGGACGAGACCATGGTGTTCCCGGCGCATGACTACAAGGGCGACACCGTCTCCACCATCGGCGAGGAGCGTCGCTACAATCCGCGCCTCCAGGTGCGCTCGGTCGATGAATATATCGAGCTGATGGCCAATTTGAAGCTGCCCAATCCGAAGATGATGGACGTGGCAGTGCCCGCCAACATGCATGTCGGCCTGCATCAGGAGGAGCTGGAGAAAGAGGGCCGCGCGCTGAGCGCGGTCGAGGCGATCCGCGTCCTCGGCCGGCCCGATATCCTGCTGGTCGATCTGCGCGAGAGCAACGAGCGGATGAAGCACGGCATGCTCGAGGGCGCGCTGCACACACCCTATCCGAGCGTCGAGGAAAGTCTGAAGCCCGGCGGCATGCTGCGCGAGGTCGCGGCCGCCACCGGCCGCCGCGTGGTGTTCTTCTGCGCCTTCGGCGAGCGCTCGGCGATGGCGGTGGCCGCAGCGAAGCAAGCCGGATTGTCCAACACGGCGCACATCGCCGGCGGCATCGACGCCTGGAAGAAGGCGGGCGGACCGATCGTGCACGGCTGAGGGCCAGCCGAGACTTGAGATAAGTCAGGAACCGCACATATTTTGCGGGTAGAATCGGATGACGCATCACCATCCGGGATCAGCATGGCCAAGATCGGGAAGACGACCGCCAAGCCGAGCGAGCCGCCCAAGAAGGCGGACGACAAGGCAAAGAAGCCGTCGCATCTGCACGACGACGACGACTACGAAGACGGCGATATGGCAACGCCAAAACGCGATCGCTACGGCGAGGATGACGAACCGTTGTGACGGTCCTCCGCTGTCGCCTCTGCGTTCGCAGGGATGACAGGTGGGCCGCGCTACCTGCCATGCGCCGGCGTTCATGGACAAATAACTGCTGTCCCCGATAGTTTGCGCTCCCATCGGGAGTGAAACGGAACTGCAATGGTCGATGTTCTCGCTGCACCGCAGCAAGGCAAGGCGGACAGCGCGCTGCGCACGCTGACCGGGATTTCGATCGCGCATTGGGTCAGCCATTTCCATCTGCTGGTCCTGCCGATGCTGTTCCCGTTCCTGAAGGGTCAACTCGGCGTCGGCTATGTCGAGCTCGGGTTCGCGCTCACAGTCTCCGCGGTCGTGTCCGGGCTGACGCAGGCGCCGACCGGCTATCTCGTCGACCATTTCGGCGCACGCAGGATCCTGCTGGGCGGACTGACGCTGGGAGGGCTCGCGCTGATCCTGCTGGGGCTGCATCTGAGCTACGCCTCGCTGATCGCCTGCGCCGTGCTGCTTGGCCTTGCCAACAGCGTCTATCATCCTGCCGATTACGCCATCCTCGCCGAGCACATGGACGAGGCGCGGATGGGCCGCGCGTTCTCGATCCACACCTTCGCCGGCTATCTCGGCGGCGCGGTTGCGCCAGCGATCGTTGCCGCACTCGTCACCGTGTCCGGCGGCACGGGTGCGCTGTTCGCGGCGGGCGCGATCGGCGTGCTGGTCGCGCTGCTGCTCGTCGTCATGAACATTCCCGATGCCGGCGCGCACAAGACAAAGCCCGGCAGCGAAACCGCGCCGAAGCAGGCGGTGATCACGCCGGCGCTGATCACACTCACGGTGCTGTTCACGCTGCTCAGCCTGTCGGTTGCCGGCGTCAACAATTTCGGCGTGGTGGCGCTGATGAGCGGTTATGGCGCGTCCTACTCCGCCGCCAACGTCGCGCTGACCGCCTTCCTCGCCTCGAGCGCCATCGGCGTGCTCGCGGGCGGCTTCCTTGCCGACCACACCGAGCGCCACGGCTATGTCGCCGCCGCCTGCTTTGCCGCCAACGCGGCAATCGTGCTGCTGATCGCGCTGGTGACGCTGCCGGGCTGGGCGCTGACCGTGACGATGGCGACCGCGGGATTTCTCTCCGGCGTGATCGCACCCTCGCGCGACATGCTGGTGCGCAACGCCGCGCCTCCCGGCGCCGCTGGCCGCGCCTTCGGCATCGTCTCCACCGGCTTCAATCTCGGCGGCATCGTCAGCCCGCTGCTGTTCGGCTGGATCATGGATCAGAGCGCGCCGCACTGGGTGTTCGGGGCGTCGGTAATCTTCATGCTGGCGACGGTGGTGCTGTCGCCGTTCACGGAGCGGAAGCCGGCGAAGGCGTAGTCAAGAATTCGACTGTCGTCCCCGCGAAGGCGGGAACCCATAACCCCAGGGAGAAATTTCTGCGCGAAGCTGATCACTCCGAGTCTTCGCCAAACTCCTCCTTGTGGCTATGGGTCCCGGATCTACGCTCCGCTTCGCTGCGCTTGTCCGGGACGACGAAGAGAAACAACAAAACAAAACGGGAAGAAACACCATGAGCACCCCTGATCTCGTGATCCGCGGCGGCACCGTTGCGGATGGAAGCGGCGGCGAGCTGTTCGAGGCTGATGTCGCCATTACCGGCGGTAGGGTCAGCGAGGTCGGCAAGGTTTCGGCCAATGGCAAAGAAGAGATCGACGCGCGCGGCAAGCTGGTGACGCCGGGCTTCGTCGACGTGCACACCCATTACGACGGCCAGGTCACCTGGAGCCAGGACATCACGCCGTCGTCGCAGAACGGCGTCACCACCGCGATCATGGGCAATTGCGGCGTTGGTTTTGCGCCGTGCAAGCCCGCCGACCACACCCGCCTGATCCAGCTCATGGAAGGCGTCGAGGACATTCCCGAGCCGGTGCTGAGCGCCGGCATTCCATGGGCGTGGGAAAGCTTCCCCGACTACATGGACTGGCTCGCCAAGCGCGATTTCGACATCGACGTCGGCGCGCAGCTGCCGCACGCGGCGCTGCGGGTCTATGTGATGGGCGAGCGCGGCGCGCGCCGCGATCCCTCGACCGCCGAAGACAACGCGGCGATGGCGAAGCTCGCGGGCGAGGCGGTGCGCTCCGGCGCGCTCGGCTTCTCGACCTCGCGCACACTCAACCACCGCACCTCCACCGGCGATTTCACGCCGACGTTGAAGGCCGGCGAGGACGAGCTCACGGCAATCGCGGGCGCGATGCACAGCCAGGGCCGCAGCGTGCTGCAA harbors:
- the soxB gene encoding thiosulfohydrolase SoxB yields the protein MAIRRRDFLKNAGIVAASLSLPRPAPSAETASIYDLERFGNARILHTTDTHAQLNPVYVREPSVNIGVGEMAGRPPHLVGRAFLERFGVRADSADAYAFSCLEFEKSAARFGKLGGFAHLKTLIDRLRGDAGDGRSLLVDGGDLWQGTALANVMQGRDMVEVANLLGIEAMTGHWEFTYGEQVLRDNLERFKGEFLAQNVFLTEEAAFNDAPAFDKASGRVFKPSVIRELGGHRVAIVGQAFPYVPIAHPKRFTPDWTFGIREEELQKHVDALRGNGKVDAVILLSHNGMDVDLKLASRVTGIDVILGGHTHDAIPQPVAVKNAGGTTLVTNAGSNGKFLGVLDLALDKGKVSDVRYRLLPVYSELLKPDPAMAELIGRVRAPHVADWSDRIATPDRLLYRRDNFAGPIDELICAALRTELDAEIALSPGFRWGVTALPGQPLTMEDLLAETAITYPETYVQEMTGAEIKDVLEDICDNLFNADPYYQQGGDMVRAGGLGYTCTPNAAIGSRISDVRVHGGKALSASHRYKVAGWASINGRQGAPVWDVVAKYLRSGRMFQERLGSGVTLKGVDGNPGIAG
- a CDS encoding MBL fold metallo-hydrolase → MIFRQLFDSVSGTYSYVLASRHGGEALILDPVLEKVDRYCQLLRELDLKLVKAVDTHLHADHVTGLGELRDRTHCMTVMGDQTKADVVAMRVADGDKVTIEGLSLDVMYTPGHTDDSYSYLMGDRVFTGDTLLIRGTGRTDFQNGSSRAQYDSIFNRLLKLPDETMVFPAHDYKGDTVSTIGEERRYNPRLQVRSVDEYIELMANLKLPNPKMMDVAVPANMHVGLHQEELEKEGRALSAVEAIRVLGRPDILLVDLRESNERMKHGMLEGALHTPYPSVEESLKPGGMLREVAAATGRRVVFFCAFGERSAMAVAAAKQAGLSNTAHIAGGIDAWKKAGGPIVHG
- a CDS encoding MFS transporter; this translates as MVDVLAAPQQGKADSALRTLTGISIAHWVSHFHLLVLPMLFPFLKGQLGVGYVELGFALTVSAVVSGLTQAPTGYLVDHFGARRILLGGLTLGGLALILLGLHLSYASLIACAVLLGLANSVYHPADYAILAEHMDEARMGRAFSIHTFAGYLGGAVAPAIVAALVTVSGGTGALFAAGAIGVLVALLLVVMNIPDAGAHKTKPGSETAPKQAVITPALITLTVLFTLLSLSVAGVNNFGVVALMSGYGASYSAANVALTAFLASSAIGVLAGGFLADHTERHGYVAAACFAANAAIVLLIALVTLPGWALTVTMATAGFLSGVIAPSRDMLVRNAAPPGAAGRAFGIVSTGFNLGGIVSPLLFGWIMDQSAPHWVFGASVIFMLATVVLSPFTERKPAKA